The Sphaerospermopsis torques-reginae ITEP-024 genome has a window encoding:
- a CDS encoding tyrosinase family protein, which yields MVFTRRNVWAKNGDFDDPVLYWYARGVRVLRAKPISDPTSWDFLAAIHGFDPVLWHIEGFLTLGEKLPPYWVQSLYWKQCQHGSWYFLPWHRGYLLSFEAIVREAIKQEMIADEKKGIKVNYHWTDWALPYWNPADPKDDYRAMKIPPAFTNEYMPDESENPLYIKQRYGPLATLPQKIAQGSQDAKNQYASTKLSLSLKQTLTQPSFMGTSVSSTGFGGVKTTFSHEATTFGQAESSPHNNVHGLVGGREKVKMGKDNKPLKDENGDDVIERRGGLMGNPVTAGLDPLFWLHHANIDRLWEVWTNRNPKHKNPYLQEPLPKTPENEADNQIIEVFNRTQKEWLDGPNERGFMVPLTSGQVWEFRPKDVVKTAELKIDYQYDLSYQYDDISDPLKGIATNPVGKLPENLGSTKTATSLQGANRTSIEIQMDKPVKYSPEYRFFLSLNNITSNKDGRIINVFVSLPKGAPGYDYPDLYAGSIAFFGVSQASAGGGLGVTEVFEITEILAKTGFGGWDGTKNLKVTFIPLTEDYPADDIRVEQVCLSRESFKLEQ from the coding sequence ATGGTTTTTACTCGCAGAAATGTATGGGCAAAGAATGGAGATTTCGATGATCCCGTGTTGTACTGGTACGCTAGGGGTGTTAGAGTCCTCAGAGCCAAGCCAATTTCAGATCCCACAAGCTGGGATTTTTTAGCTGCTATTCATGGTTTTGATCCCGTATTATGGCACATTGAAGGCTTCCTGACCTTGGGTGAAAAGTTACCACCTTATTGGGTACAAAGCCTTTACTGGAAACAATGCCAGCACGGAAGCTGGTACTTCTTACCTTGGCATCGTGGCTATTTGCTGTCATTTGAAGCAATAGTGCGTGAAGCTATTAAACAGGAAATGATAGCAGACGAAAAGAAAGGTATCAAAGTTAATTATCATTGGACAGATTGGGCTTTACCTTACTGGAACCCCGCAGATCCAAAAGATGATTATCGTGCAATGAAAATACCACCAGCATTTACCAATGAGTATATGCCGGATGAGTCTGAAAATCCTCTATATATCAAACAACGGTACGGACCTCTGGCAACACTGCCACAAAAAATTGCTCAAGGATCACAAGACGCAAAGAACCAGTATGCGTCGACTAAACTATCGCTAAGTCTAAAACAGACATTGACTCAACCCAGTTTTATGGGAACATCTGTATCTTCAACTGGTTTTGGGGGAGTAAAAACCACTTTTAGCCACGAGGCTACAACCTTTGGTCAAGCAGAAAGCAGTCCACATAACAACGTTCATGGTCTTGTTGGTGGCCGGGAAAAAGTTAAAATGGGCAAAGATAACAAACCGCTGAAAGATGAAAATGGGGACGATGTAATTGAGCGACGTGGTGGACTGATGGGTAACCCAGTCACTGCCGGTCTTGACCCTCTATTTTGGTTGCACCATGCCAATATTGACCGCCTGTGGGAAGTTTGGACCAACCGTAATCCGAAGCATAAGAACCCATATTTGCAGGAGCCACTACCAAAGACACCAGAAAACGAAGCGGACAACCAAATAATAGAAGTTTTCAACAGAACACAAAAAGAGTGGCTCGACGGTCCGAATGAACGTGGCTTTATGGTACCTTTGACATCTGGACAGGTCTGGGAGTTCAGACCAAAGGATGTTGTCAAGACCGCCGAACTGAAAATAGATTACCAGTATGATCTCAGTTATCAATATGATGACATTTCAGATCCCCTAAAAGGTATCGCTACTAACCCTGTCGGAAAGCTTCCAGAAAACCTTGGTAGTACTAAGACCGCCACAAGCTTACAAGGAGCAAATAGAACTTCGATAGAGATTCAAATGGATAAACCAGTAAAATACTCCCCAGAGTATAGGTTTTTCCTGTCTCTAAATAATATCACCAGCAACAAGGATGGTAGGATCATTAACGTGTTTGTTAGTCTTCCTAAAGGTGCTCCAGGTTATGATTATCCTGATCTGTATGCGGGTAGTATCGCCTTTTTTGGTGTGAGCCAAGCATCCGCAGGTGGGGGACTAGGAGTTACCGAAGTTTTTGAAATTACCGAGATCCTTGCTAAAACTGGATTTGGCGGATGGGATGGAACTAAGAACCTTAAAGTTACTTTCATCCCACTAACTGAGGACTATCCAGCCGATGATATAAGAGTGGAGCAAGTATGTCTGTCTCGTGAGTCGTTTAAACTCGAGCAATGA
- the tftA gene encoding hormogonium tapered terminus morphoprotein TftA, which translates to MGRIFISAAHGGREASGIDPGAIAGGTTEAREMILLRDLIVTELRARTVEVLAVPDDLSAAQTITWINSRARSTDVAVEIQADAASSPTVRGASVYHIANNNQRKQNAETLLMGLLRRVPQLPNRGVRPDTDSGLGSLQFCRRTTLPALVMQVGFLSSPEDRNLLQTRRRDFALGIVDGLIAWSRGVDPNPGTPVEPNYPPINININGQNYPEQGVLINGNSYIPIDLVDRLRIDLSRSSNINRVTYRRVVYIKAIELRDFNISISWDSATKTLKLRSILTICPAHIEQIISNGNTTEVQLQIFLRNNNENALVQFPDIPKLYREEAIIEGVNHDLAFCQMCLETGFLRFGGDIKPQQNNFAGLGAIGGGSEAASFPSARIGVRAHIQHLKAYASLEPLVQQEVDPRFRFVTRGVAPSVDQLSGRWSADLDYGTKIKALFKRLYESAGLI; encoded by the coding sequence ATGGGACGTATTTTTATTTCGGCCGCGCATGGAGGTAGGGAAGCAAGCGGTATTGATCCTGGTGCGATCGCAGGTGGTACAACTGAAGCCAGAGAAATGATTCTGTTACGGGATTTAATTGTAACAGAACTGCGGGCGCGTACTGTGGAAGTTTTAGCTGTTCCTGATGATTTAAGTGCTGCCCAAACTATCACCTGGATTAACTCTCGCGCTCGTTCCACTGATGTGGCTGTAGAAATTCAAGCTGATGCGGCTAGTAGTCCTACAGTTAGAGGTGCTAGTGTTTACCACATTGCCAACAACAATCAACGCAAACAAAATGCAGAAACGTTACTCATGGGATTGTTGCGCCGTGTACCTCAATTACCTAATCGCGGTGTTAGACCAGATACAGACAGTGGCTTAGGTAGTTTGCAGTTTTGTCGCCGCACTACTCTACCGGCTTTAGTCATGCAAGTAGGGTTTCTCAGCAGTCCCGAAGATCGCAATTTATTACAAACTCGTCGTCGTGATTTTGCATTAGGAATTGTTGACGGATTAATAGCTTGGAGTCGAGGAGTTGATCCAAATCCGGGAACTCCTGTAGAACCAAATTATCCACCAATTAATATTAACATCAATGGGCAAAATTATCCAGAACAAGGGGTATTAATTAATGGTAATTCCTATATTCCCATTGACTTAGTAGATCGGTTACGGATTGATTTATCAAGATCGTCTAATATTAACCGTGTCACCTATCGCCGTGTAGTTTATATCAAAGCTATCGAACTGCGAGACTTTAATATTTCTATAAGCTGGGATAGTGCAACTAAAACTCTTAAACTCCGTTCAATTTTAACTATTTGTCCTGCCCACATTGAGCAAATTATTTCTAATGGAAATACCACAGAAGTACAGCTACAAATATTTTTGCGGAATAACAATGAAAACGCTCTGGTGCAGTTTCCTGACATTCCTAAACTTTATCGAGAAGAAGCGATCATTGAAGGCGTAAATCATGATCTTGCCTTTTGTCAAATGTGTTTAGAAACCGGCTTTTTACGTTTTGGAGGAGACATTAAACCTCAACAAAATAACTTTGCTGGTTTAGGAGCAATAGGTGGTGGTTCAGAAGCAGCATCTTTTCCTAGTGCCAGAATAGGAGTGAGAGCGCATATTCAACATTTAAAAGCCTACGCTAGTTTAGAACCTTTAGTACAACAAGAAGTAGATCCTCGCTTTAGATTTGTGACTAGGGGTGTCGCTCCTTCTGTTGATCAACTATCAGGAAGATGGTCCGCAGATTTAGATTACGGAACTAAAATTAAAGCCTTGTTTAAAAGACTTTATGAATCAGCAGGATTGATTTAA
- the dnaG gene encoding DNA primase encodes MQIPRLHPDTIEEVKHRADIVDVVSDYVVLRRRGKDFVGLCPFHDEKTPSFTVSPTKQMYYCFGCQAAGNAIKFVMDLNKRHFAEVVLDLAKRYQVPVKTLAPEQRQELQRQLSLREQLYEILASTAQFYQHALRQNLGQKAMQYLQENRQFKIETIQQFGLGYAPPGWETLYRYLVDNKNYPVQLVEKAGLIKPRKEGGSYYDVFRDRLMIPIRDVQGRVIAFGGRTLTEEQPKYLNSPETELFSKGKTLFALDQAKDGISKSDQGVVVEGYFDAIALHAAGINNVVASLGTALSIEQVRLLLRYTDSKQLILNFDADKAGINAAERAIGEIATLAYKGEVQLKILNIPDGKDADEYLHSHTAADYQQLLANAPLWLNWQIEEIIKDRDLKQATDFQIVTKEMVKLLQKIVNSDTLNYYISYCAEILSLGETRLIPLRVENLLTQIAPASVQTPPLRLRKPESKTPKLSLVTTERSLLEQAEALLLRIFLHCAEQRQVIFEELEERNLEFSLSHHRFLWQKSLEFPLEELDLISKLQNRYLELEEDLKIVSHVFHLNEKNKTEILRTPQVVQATLACMERVLREKRYRHFMELWKKIDPQAEPDKYKSYADAIYADKMRIQELDKQRQFPISELF; translated from the coding sequence ATGCAAATCCCCCGTTTACATCCAGATACAATAGAAGAAGTTAAACACCGGGCTGATATTGTTGATGTTGTCTCAGATTATGTAGTTTTACGTAGACGGGGCAAAGATTTTGTTGGTTTATGTCCTTTTCATGATGAAAAAACCCCCAGTTTTACAGTCAGCCCAACTAAGCAGATGTATTATTGCTTTGGTTGTCAAGCTGCGGGTAATGCCATTAAGTTTGTCATGGATTTGAATAAACGACATTTTGCAGAAGTCGTTTTAGATTTAGCAAAACGTTATCAAGTCCCTGTTAAAACTTTAGCACCTGAACAAAGACAAGAATTACAACGTCAGTTATCTTTACGTGAGCAATTATATGAAATTTTAGCATCTACAGCCCAATTTTATCAACACGCTTTAAGGCAAAATTTGGGTCAAAAAGCGATGCAATATTTACAGGAAAATCGGCAATTTAAAATAGAAACAATTCAACAATTTGGTTTAGGTTATGCTCCCCCTGGTTGGGAAACTTTATATCGTTATTTGGTGGATAATAAAAATTATCCTGTGCAGTTGGTAGAAAAAGCCGGTTTAATTAAACCGAGAAAAGAAGGGGGAAGTTATTATGATGTATTTCGAGATAGGTTAATGATTCCTATTCGGGATGTTCAAGGAAGAGTAATTGCTTTTGGTGGCAGAACTTTAACAGAAGAACAACCAAAATATTTAAATTCCCCAGAAACAGAATTATTTAGTAAAGGTAAAACTTTATTTGCTTTAGATCAAGCTAAAGATGGTATTTCTAAATCAGATCAAGGGGTAGTAGTAGAGGGATATTTTGATGCGATCGCCCTTCATGCAGCAGGAATAAATAACGTCGTTGCATCCCTGGGTACAGCATTAAGTATAGAACAAGTGCGGCTATTATTGCGTTACACCGATTCAAAACAATTAATACTTAATTTTGATGCAGATAAAGCTGGAATTAATGCCGCAGAAAGAGCAATTGGTGAAATTGCTACTTTAGCATATAAAGGCGAAGTACAGTTAAAAATTCTCAACATTCCCGACGGTAAAGATGCAGATGAATATTTGCATAGTCATACAGCAGCAGATTATCAGCAACTATTAGCAAATGCACCACTGTGGTTAAATTGGCAAATTGAGGAAATTATTAAAGATAGAGATTTAAAACAAGCTACCGATTTTCAAATCGTTACCAAAGAAATGGTTAAACTCTTGCAGAAAATCGTTAATAGTGATACACTTAATTATTATATTTCCTACTGTGCAGAAATACTGAGCTTAGGTGAAACTAGACTTATACCCCTAAGAGTTGAGAACCTACTAACTCAAATTGCACCTGCTAGTGTGCAAACTCCACCTTTGCGTTTACGCAAACCAGAGTCAAAAACGCCAAAGCTATCTCTAGTAACCACTGAACGCAGTTTATTAGAACAAGCGGAGGCGTTATTATTGCGGATATTTTTACATTGTGCTGAACAACGTCAAGTAATATTTGAGGAATTAGAAGAAAGAAATTTAGAATTTAGTCTTTCTCATCATCGCTTTTTGTGGCAAAAAAGTTTAGAATTTCCCTTAGAAGAACTTGATTTAATTTCTAAATTACAAAATCGGTATTTAGAATTGGAAGAAGATTTAAAAATAGTATCTCATGTATTTCATTTAAACGAGAAAAACAAAACAGAAATATTAAGAACTCCCCAAGTTGTACAAGCAACCTTAGCTTGTATGGAACGAGTGTTAAGAGAAAAACGTTATCGTCATTTTATGGAACTGTGGAAGAAAATTGATCCACAAGCAGAACCAGATAAATATAAATCTTATGCAGATGCTATATATGCTGATAAAATGCGGATACAAGAATTAGATAAACAAAGACAATTTCCCATTTCCGAATTATTTTAA
- a CDS encoding Uma2 family endonuclease gives MKLQTTIQEIKTVKAYYTPEEYLELEEKSEYKNEYRDGEIIPMTGGTTNHNKLAGNFYSCLNLALDDLDYEVYIGDVKLWIPRYREFTYPDVMVIEGEPIYYSTNTTIVTNPLLIAEVLSKSTKDYDRGDKFLYYRSIPEFKEYILIDQYKYYVMQYVKNNENQWILTEYETEDAIFKLASINLELSLKQLYKKINFLEQIE, from the coding sequence ATGAAACTACAAACAACTATCCAAGAAATCAAAACTGTTAAAGCCTACTATACCCCAGAAGAATATTTAGAACTGGAAGAAAAATCAGAGTACAAAAATGAATATAGAGATGGAGAAATTATACCAATGACTGGCGGAACAACAAATCATAATAAACTGGCTGGTAACTTTTATAGCTGTTTGAATTTAGCGTTAGATGATTTAGACTATGAAGTTTATATTGGAGATGTAAAACTGTGGATACCACGTTATAGAGAATTTACTTATCCTGATGTTATGGTGATAGAAGGTGAACCTATTTATTATAGTACAAACACCACAATTGTCACCAATCCTTTATTAATTGCCGAAGTCTTATCTAAATCTACAAAAGACTATGATCGGGGTGATAAATTTCTTTATTATCGTTCAATTCCCGAATTTAAAGAATATATTTTGATTGATCAATATAAATATTATGTAATGCAATATGTGAAAAATAATGAAAATCAATGGATTTTGACAGAGTATGAAACAGAAGATGCTATTTTCAAACTTGCATCAATTAACCTTGAATTATCTTTAAAACAACTGTATAAAAAAATTAACTTTTTGGAACAAATAGAGTAA
- a CDS encoding acetamidase/formamidase family protein, whose product MTHHILKATKETVHLGGFSHLLKPALFVDSHDTIDIETYTGYYVYDKAPSEFLTPEFIDICENLPPEQKIAPGPHLLTGPIYINNAQPGDVLEVKLESISPRLPVGFNAIRAGWGALPQQFPEAALRFIPLDLKNNFAEFPPGSNIKIPLTPFFGILGVATPENNRNSIPPGAYGGNIDNRQLQAGAKLFLPIYVPGALFSLGDGHSAQGDGEVNVTAIETSMNGRIKLILRKDLQLTTPIAETPTDFITMGFAETLDDALELALKNMIYFLESFANLSPEDAYVLCSLAVNFHITQVVNSPQKGVHGMLSKSILPKLSL is encoded by the coding sequence ATGACTCACCACATTTTAAAAGCTACGAAAGAAACTGTACATTTAGGTGGCTTTTCTCACCTCTTAAAACCAGCATTATTTGTTGATTCCCATGACACAATAGACATAGAAACATATACAGGTTATTACGTTTACGACAAAGCTCCTTCAGAATTTCTCACACCAGAATTTATTGATATCTGTGAAAATTTACCACCAGAACAAAAAATAGCACCAGGACCCCATTTACTCACCGGACCAATTTACATCAACAATGCACAACCAGGGGATGTTTTAGAAGTAAAATTAGAGTCAATATCACCCCGTTTACCTGTTGGTTTTAACGCTATTCGTGCAGGTTGGGGAGCATTACCACAGCAGTTTCCTGAAGCTGCATTAAGATTTATTCCCCTCGATTTAAAAAATAATTTTGCCGAATTTCCACCCGGTTCAAATATCAAAATTCCCCTCACACCTTTTTTTGGCATTTTAGGAGTTGCTACCCCAGAAAATAACCGTAATTCTATCCCACCAGGTGCTTATGGAGGCAATATTGACAACCGTCAATTACAAGCAGGTGCAAAATTATTTTTACCAATATATGTTCCTGGTGCATTATTTTCTCTTGGTGATGGACATTCTGCACAAGGAGATGGGGAAGTGAATGTAACTGCTATTGAAACATCTATGAATGGCAGAATTAAACTCATATTACGTAAAGATTTACAACTAACAACACCAATAGCAGAAACTCCTACAGATTTCATCACAATGGGTTTTGCAGAAACCTTAGATGATGCTTTAGAATTGGCGTTAAAAAATATGATTTATTTTCTAGAAAGTTTTGCCAATTTATCACCAGAAGATGCTTATGTTTTATGTAGTTTAGCAGTGAATTTTCATATTACTCAAGTGGTTAATAGTCCCCAAAAAGGAGTACATGGAATGTTATCTAAATCTATTTTACCCAAGCTTAGTTTATAG
- the ureG gene encoding urease accessory protein UreG, with protein sequence MNAFRVGVAGPVGSGKTALVDALCKALREKYKLAVVTNDIYTQEDAQFLVRSQALESDRILGVETGGCPHTAIREDASMNLAAIEQLEEKFIDLDLVFLESGGDNLAATFSPELVDLTIYVIDVAAGDKIPRKGGPGITKSDLLVINKTDLAPYVGADLNVMERDAKKMRGDKPFIFANLKTKTGLADVIQFITTQIC encoded by the coding sequence ATGAATGCTTTTCGAGTTGGGGTAGCAGGACCCGTAGGTTCTGGAAAAACAGCTTTAGTAGATGCTTTGTGTAAAGCACTGCGAGAAAAATATAAATTAGCGGTTGTTACCAATGATATTTACACTCAAGAAGATGCACAATTTTTAGTGCGTTCTCAAGCATTGGAGAGCGATCGGATTTTAGGAGTAGAAACAGGAGGTTGTCCCCATACTGCTATTCGTGAAGATGCTTCCATGAATTTAGCAGCAATTGAACAACTAGAAGAAAAATTTATAGATTTAGATTTAGTTTTTTTAGAAAGTGGTGGTGATAATTTAGCCGCTACCTTTAGTCCCGAATTAGTTGATTTAACAATATATGTCATAGACGTTGCTGCTGGGGATAAAATACCCCGCAAAGGTGGTCCAGGTATCACTAAATCAGATTTATTAGTCATTAATAAAACCGACCTTGCACCCTATGTTGGCGCAGATTTAAACGTGATGGAAAGAGATGCAAAAAAAATGCGTGGAGATAAACCCTTTATTTTCGCCAACTTAAAAACCAAAACCGGTTTAGCGGATGTGATTCAATTCATTACCACACAAATTTGCTAA
- a CDS encoding urease accessory protein UreF → MDTITLTHSHFLSILQLASPALPVGAYSYSEGLEMLVENGTINNSNSLKNWLEAELNYGSIRIDGAVMIRGLEAAKMGNLADLKRWNLWLSAVRDTEELRAGSWQMGRSLIQLLSKLAPETLPLATAVGYPVNYAIAFGIACAHWQINTDAALLAYLHSWANNLITAGVKLIPLGQTAGQELLLELQTLLNITMSEILTLEDDNLVCCSWGLSLASMQHETQYTRLFRS, encoded by the coding sequence ATGGACACCATCACTCTCACTCATAGTCATTTTTTATCTATTTTACAGTTAGCTAGTCCGGCTTTACCTGTGGGAGCTTATAGCTATTCTGAAGGTTTAGAAATGTTGGTAGAAAATGGTACTATTAATAATAGTAATAGCTTAAAAAATTGGTTAGAAGCTGAGTTGAATTATGGGTCAATTCGCATAGATGGCGCTGTGATGATTAGAGGTTTAGAAGCTGCAAAAATGGGAAATTTAGCAGATTTAAAACGATGGAATTTGTGGTTATCTGCGGTGAGAGATACAGAAGAATTACGCGCTGGTAGTTGGCAAATGGGGCGATCGCTCATCCAATTATTAAGTAAACTTGCACCAGAAACTTTACCATTAGCTACCGCTGTGGGTTATCCTGTCAATTATGCGATCGCCTTTGGTATTGCTTGCGCTCATTGGCAAATTAACACTGATGCGGCATTATTAGCATATCTGCATAGTTGGGCAAATAATTTAATTACCGCTGGAGTCAAACTCATTCCCCTTGGTCAAACTGCTGGACAAGAATTATTATTAGAATTGCAAACATTATTAAATATTACAATGTCAGAAATTCTCACCTTAGAAGATGATAATCTAGTTTGTTGTAGTTGGGGTTTATCCTTAGCTAGTATGCAGCATGAAACTCAATATACAAGGTTATTTAGAAGTTAG
- the ureE gene encoding urease accessory protein UreE has translation MLNLTKVKPPDINAIVNLTLPLTAEERTRSRHKFTLTDGKEVFLRLPRGTVLHNDDLLTDENQNNFIRIIAKPEPVLTVVAHTPLLLLRAAYHLGNRHVPVEITPNYLRLSPDSVLRTMLEKLGLEIKEEVVPFQPELGAYGGAYGHHHSHS, from the coding sequence ATGTTGAATTTAACTAAAGTTAAACCTCCTGATATTAATGCTATCGTTAATTTAACTCTTCCACTTACCGCTGAAGAACGCACCCGTAGCCGTCACAAATTTACATTAACAGATGGAAAGGAGGTTTTTTTGCGTTTACCGAGAGGTACCGTTTTACATAATGATGATCTTCTCACTGATGAAAATCAAAACAATTTCATCAGAATTATTGCTAAACCTGAACCTGTTTTGACTGTGGTTGCACACACACCTTTACTCTTATTAAGAGCAGCTTATCATTTGGGTAATCGTCATGTACCTGTGGAAATTACTCCTAATTATTTACGCTTATCTCCCGATTCAGTTTTACGCACAATGTTAGAAAAGTTGGGTTTAGAAATTAAGGAAGAAGTTGTACCTTTTCAACCAGAATTAGGCGCTTATGGAGGAGCTTATGGACACCATCACTCTCACTCATAG
- a CDS encoding cupin domain-containing protein, whose protein sequence is MSDTSVKKVDSAYSPTGKLGQKYLASGKTVSMRLWENEEPGEEKVPTQREYETVGYVIDGQAELDISGQTILLEKGSSWVVPKGAIHSYRILQPFTAVEATSPPAQIHARDEN, encoded by the coding sequence ATGAGTGACACAAGTGTTAAAAAAGTAGATTCTGCCTATTCTCCCACAGGTAAACTTGGTCAAAAGTATCTGGCATCGGGAAAAACTGTTTCGATGCGACTATGGGAAAATGAAGAACCAGGTGAGGAAAAAGTACCAACTCAACGGGAATATGAAACTGTTGGTTATGTAATTGATGGACAAGCAGAATTAGATATTTCTGGGCAGACAATTTTACTAGAAAAAGGTAGTTCTTGGGTTGTACCAAAAGGTGCAATTCATTCTTATAGAATTCTGCAACCATTTACAGCGGTTGAAGCGACGAGTCCCCCGGCTCAAATTCATGCTAGGGATGAAAATTAA
- a CDS encoding type 1 glutamine amidotransferase domain-containing protein, which yields MINNNHHSSQKKVAILVEQAVEDLEFIIPCHALKQAGMDVVVLGSRMNEKYKGKRGKLSVQADGTTTEAIVDEFAAVVIPGGMAPDKMRRNCHTVCFVREAMKQGKLIAAICHGPQVLIEGDLLKGKQVTGFTAIRKDISNAGANYIDEPVVVDGNLITSREPGDLAIFTTALLKRLGYGGKDANLPDEKDTSVEWWKLADAWGGSTKNEIVKGLNIALGGERYSLEALEKYLEKESDQEVKNLFQEMIINKQSHIQKLETYLHRLHEKQSFGANVANQYAKVKSALTGSDDIYQIRCALGDLQTGIGDVSHLSAMYTDPVATAIFKEIHNDLGKYEQRLVELYRSRIAAGIKPPKPTSSAAVV from the coding sequence TGGATGTAGTAGTTTTGGGTTCAAGGATGAATGAAAAATATAAGGGTAAAAGGGGAAAACTGAGCGTACAAGCTGATGGAACAACAACAGAAGCTATAGTTGATGAATTTGCAGCAGTGGTTATTCCTGGGGGTATGGCTCCTGATAAAATGCGGCGTAATTGTCACACAGTTTGCTTTGTGCGGGAAGCCATGAAACAAGGTAAATTAATAGCCGCAATATGTCATGGACCACAGGTTTTAATTGAAGGTGATTTACTCAAAGGTAAACAAGTAACTGGGTTTACTGCTATTCGTAAAGACATCAGCAATGCAGGAGCAAATTATATAGATGAGCCTGTAGTTGTGGATGGTAATTTGATTACATCTCGTGAACCTGGAGACTTGGCAATTTTTACAACTGCACTTTTAAAACGTTTAGGTTATGGTGGTAAAGATGCTAATTTGCCTGATGAAAAAGACACAAGTGTAGAATGGTGGAAATTAGCTGATGCTTGGGGTGGTTCAACCAAGAATGAAATTGTTAAAGGTTTAAATATTGCTTTAGGTGGAGAACGTTATTCTTTAGAAGCTCTAGAAAAGTATCTAGAAAAAGAATCTGATCAGGAGGTAAAAAACCTGTTTCAAGAAATGATAATTAATAAGCAAAGTCACATTCAAAAACTGGAAACTTATCTGCATAGATTACATGAAAAACAGTCTTTTGGCGCTAATGTTGCTAATCAATATGCTAAGGTAAAATCTGCATTGACTGGTAGTGATGATATCTATCAAATTCGTTGTGCATTGGGTGATCTACAAACAGGTATTGGTGATGTTAGCCATTTGTCGGCAATGTATACTGACCCAGTAGCAACGGCAATTTTTAAAGAAATTCACAACGATTTAGGTAAATATGAACAGCGATTAGTTGAACTATATCGTTCACGAATTGCCGCTGGTATTAAGCCTCCTAAACCTACTTCTAGTGCTGCTGTTGTCTAA